TTTTTATTGCAACAGCCCCATTTTTAAGCTACAAAAAAGTATCTAATAAAGACTTATATTGAAACTATATATAAATTATAGTTTTAAAGTCATAAATTAGATACTTTTTTAATTTTAAATATTATTACCCCTTAAATATTTGTGAAGAACCAAATTTTTAAAAACTTTAAATAAATATGCTGATAATCAACATTTTATACCTGCAGGAAGTAAAAGAGGTCTTGATAAATATATAGTTAAAAGTTTTGCAGATTAAAAAACTGGAGAAGTAATAAAATCATTAGAAATAAGAGAAGTAGATTTAAGTAAATTTAATAAGGAAAAAGAATTAATGGGTTATTACATATTATCAATATCAAAATTAGAATATATAGAAATGATAAATAAGTATAAATTATTAGTGAAGATAGAAAATTATAAAAAATATGTAAATTTTATGATGGAAAAACTATTAAAAGAAATAGAAAAATTAAAAAATATGAAGAAATAATTGTGATGTGGTTAGGGAAACTTCACCATATTTTTTGAAATAAAATAAAAAATGTGAAAAAACCTTGAAAAATAATCTTGTTTGTGCTATTATTATAAGGTATAAACGATTTCAAGTTTGATGAGGTACTTGTCTCATCAAGTTTTAGTGTTTAAAATTAGCTAGAAGTAGAGGTGAAATTATGGCAAAACAAGATGTTCTAGAATTAGAAGGTGTGATATTAGAAGCACTACCAAATGCAATGTTCCAAGTTGAATTAGAAAATGGGCATGTATTATTAGGACATATCTCAGGGAAAATGAGAATGAATTATATTAAAATTTTACCAGGAGATAAGGTTACAGTTGAAGTGTCACCGTATGACCTTTCTAGAGGTAGAATCGTTTATAGAAAAAAATAGTAGGAGGTTTACATGAAAGTAAAAGCATCTGTTAAACGTATCTGTGATAAATGTAAAATTATCAAAAGACACGGAAGAGTAAGAGTAATATGTGAAAATCCTAAACACAAACAAGTACAAGGTTAATATCTAAAATTTTTATATATATTGTAAAAATTGTAAAGATATGTGTAGTCGTAGGACTCAACTTTTCTAATTGTGTTTAGAAAGGCATATTGAAGAAGGTAAAAAAAATAAATTTAAGGAGGCAAAGAGTGGCTAGAATCGCAGGAGTTGACATCCCAAGAAACAAAAGAGTTGAGATTTCATTAACTTATATCTTCGGAATAGGAAGAAGTACTTCAAATGAAATACTAGAAAAAGCTGGAATCGACAAAGATACTAAAGTTAAAGACTTAACTGAAGAACAAGTTGGTAAAATTAGAACTATTGTTGAAGAGTACAAAATCGAAGGGGAATTAAGAAAAGAAATTAGACTTAATATCAAGAGATTAACTGATATTAAATGTTACAGAGGTTTAAGACACAGAATGGGATTACCAGTAAGAGGTCAAAAAACTAAAACTAATGCAAGAACTAGAAAAGGTCCAGCAAAAATGGCTGTGGCTAAGAAGAAGTAAAAATTTTAGATAGGAGGACCATATAAGTGGCTAAGAAAACAACAGTTTCAAAGAAAAAGAAATTAAAAAATATACCTAATGGTATAGCTTATATACATTCTACTTTTAACAACACAGTTGTTACTATCACAGATAGTGAAGGTAAAGTAGTTATATGGAAATCAGGAGGAACTTCTGGTTTCAAAGGAACTAAAAAAGGAACTCCATTTGCTGCGCAAATAGCTGCAGAACAAGCTGCACAAGTAGCAATTGAAAATGGAATGAAAAAAATAGAAATTAAAATAAAAGGGCCTGGATCAGGAAGAGAAGCTTCAATAAGATCAATCCAAGCTACAGACTTAGAGGTAACTAGAATAGTTGATATTACTCCAGTACCTCACAACGGTGCTAGACCGCCTAAGAAAAAATTATAATTAACTTAGTGAAGGAGGAAAAAATCAAATGGCAAGAGATAGACAGCCTATTTTAAAGAAATGTAGAACTCTTGGATTAGATCCAAGCATTTTAGGAGTAAATAAAAAATCAAAAAGAAATATAAGACCAAATGCAAGTAAAAAATTAACTGAGTATGGTACACAATTAAGAGAAAAACAAAAAGCAAGATTTGTATATGGAGTAATGGAAAAACAATTCTATAAATTATACGAAGAAGCTACAAGAAAAGAAGGGGTAACAGGGGAATTACTATTACAATACCTTGAAAGAAGATTAGATAACGTAGTATACAGATTAGGATTTGGATCTACAAGAAGACAAGCTAGACAAATAGTAAGTCACGGACACATATTAATTAACGGTAAAAGAGTAGATATTGCATCTTACAGAGTAAAACAAGGAGATGTAATAACTCTTAAAGAAGGATCTTCTGAACTTTCAGTAATTAAAGAATCAGTTGGACAAAAATCTGTTCCAGGTTGGTTATCATTAGAAGAATCAACATTAACTGCTAAAGTTTTAGAAAACCCTACAAGAGATGCAATTGATTTCGAAATCAATGAAGCTATGATAATTGAGTTCTATTCAAGATAATAATTAGATTATTAATAGCACATATTCTAAAATACAAGGGAGTTGATTTATCTTGTTAAATATTGAAAAGATAGCAAAAAACATTAAGCTAACTGAAGAAAAAATAGACCAATACAGTGCGAAATATATATTAGAACCTCTTTACAGAGGATATGGGAATACAGTAGGAAATGCATTAAGAAGAATTTTACTTTCTTCAATTCCTGGTTCTGCTATAAAAGGTGTAAGAATTGAAGGAGTTTTAAATGAATTTTCAACAATTCCTGGTGTAAAAGAAGCTGTAACAGATATAATCTTAAATATTAAAGAGATAGTAGTTGAACTTGATGAACCTATTGAAAGAAGAATGAAATTATCTGTTAAAGGACCTAAAGTTGTAACAGCTGGAGATATAGCTCCTGAACTAGGAATTACAATTATTAATCCCGATCAAGTTATTGCGACAGTAACAACTGAAAGAGATTTAAATATGGAGTTCATAGTTGGTTCTGGAGAAGGATTTGTTGTTTCTGATGAGATAAACAAAGATGGTTGGGAAACTGACTTTTTAGCTGTTGATGCTATATACACACCTATTAGAAAAGTAAGCTACACAGTAGAAGATACTATGGTAGGACGTGTAACAAATTATGATAAATTAACATTAAGCATAACAACTGATGGAAGTTTTGAAATTCGTGAAGCTTTATCATATGCTGTTGAATTACTAAATATATATACAAAACCATTCTCTGATATAGGAAGTGCAATGGCTAAGTATAGAAATGATGAGGAAGAATTAGTTGAAACAGTTGAAGTAGAAGTTCCAAGTGCAATTGAAGAAATAAGAATTGAAGAGTTAGCTCTTACAGTTCGTTCATATAATTGCTTAAAGAAGGTTAACATAAATACTGTAGGAGATTTATTGAAACTAACTAAGGAAGACCTTAAAAAAGTTAAAAATTTAGGAAATAAATCAGTTAAAGAAATCATAGAGAAGATGAAAGAATACGGCTATGATATGTTTTCATCAGAAGAATAAATTGAAAGCCAAGCAAGGATAGGAGGATTAATTTAGAATGAATCACAGAAAATCATATAGAAAATTAGGAAGAAGAAGTGATCACAGATTAGCTATGATGAAGAATATGACTATATCTTTAATCAAAGCTGAACAAATAGAAACTACTGTAACTCGTGCTAAAGAGTTAAGAAAGTTTGTTGAAAGAATGATTACTTTAGGTAAAAAATATAACTTAGCTAAAGATGATGCGGCAAAAGCATTACATATATATAGACAAGTATTTGCTTTCTTAAGAAATGAAGAAGCAACTGCTAAAGTTTGTAAAGAAATAGCTCCAAGATACATGGAAAGAAATGGTGGTTACACAAGAATCATCAAAACTGATGTAAGAAGAGGAGATTCAGCAGAACTAGCAATTATTGAATTAGTTTAGTATGAATATTAGGGAAGTCTTAGAAGACTTCCCTTTTTTAAAATTTTATGGTATAATTACAATAAGAGAGGTGTAACTATGAAACTAATTATACAAAGAGTCAATAAAGCTAGATTAATATTTGAAGATAAAACAAGCACAGGTATTAATAAAGGTTTATTAGTATATTTAGGTATTCATAAAAATGACACACTTAAAGATATAGAGATTTGTATTAAAAAATTAGTTGGTTTAAGAATATTTGAAAATTCTGAAGGAAAAATAGATTATACGGTTCGTGATCTTAATTATGAAATAATGATAGTCAGTAATTTTTCAATATACGGTAGTATTAAAAAAGGAAGAAGACCTTCTTTTGATAATAGTGCTAAAGCCATTGTTGCAAAAGAAATGTATGATAAATTTCTTCTAGAGCTTGATAAAGAAGAAATAAAATATGTTTCTGGTAGATTTCAAACATATATGTTAATTGAATCTATAAATGATGGTCCAATGAATTTGATTTTTGATACAAGAGAAGGAGAATGATATGTTTAAGAAGTTAATGCTATTAACACTAGCTCTTTTAACAACAAATTCATTTGCTATAAATTTAAAAAAATCTGATGCTAAAACGCAAAAAGAATTAGTTTTGAAGGATGAAAATTCAATTATATTTGACTCTGAGTATATACATGATCAATCATATATTAATAGTAAAATTAATGAAATTGAAGAATCAGTTATGAGTATGACGGGTGTGTATAATAACTTAGATAATATAATATTAAAAAATAAGCTATTTGCAGCTTTTAACAATTGGGCTGGGACAAAATATAGACTTGGTGGAACAGGACGTAGTGGAATTGATTGTTCAGCACTAACACGTGAAGTGTTTAGAGAAGTTTTTGGTTATGAATTACCTAGAGTTAGTGTAGATCAAGTTAAAAAAGGTAGAAAAATTGAAAGAAGTGAGTTGAAACCAGGAGATTTATTGTATTTCACACCTGAGAATAGAATAAATCACGTGGCTGTATATATTGGTAACTCATTATTTATCAATGCATCTTCATCACAAGGAGTAGTACTTTCTAGTTTAAATAATACTTACTGGAACAAATACTATAAATATGGTGTTAGAGTAGATGCAGCAAGAGAAGCAAGATAGTAATTTGAAATATATTTTGTAATATTGGTTTCTAATTTTAGAGGCCAATATTTTTTTAACTTTAATTATTTTAATCTATACATAGTTTTAATATTTTTAGTTATACTCTTTTTATACTATAAGTTAAATATATATAATTAAATCAAATGTGGATATAGATTTAATGTAGCAACATCTTATGGAACATATGCAGGACATCATTCATTTGCTTTAGGACTTGGATATCAATTTGATAAAAATGATAGAGTAAATGATACTGAACGTAATAAGATATCAGAATTTGAAAATATGGTTAAAGTATTACAAGAAAAAGAAGCTAAACATATTAGTAAAGAAGCAGAAATTCAAGAGTTGATAAATAGATTATTACAAAGAATTGAAAATCTTGAAAATAAAAAATAAAGTTGTGGGGAAACCCACAATTTTATTTGACAATAAAATTTTTCAAGATATAATTGTAGTGAAATAGAAAATATCTTTTTGGAGGTAACTGTATGAGAGTATATGCAAGTGATAGTATTAGAAATGTGGGTATATTGGGACATAGTGGGTCAGGTAAATCAAACATGTTAGAATCAATTGAATTTACAACAGGCCTTATTTCAAGAATTTCTTCTCCTAATGAAGAATTTAAAATGTCAAATATTACAACATTATCAGCTATCGAATATCAATCGATGAAATATAATTTTTTAGATATGCCGGGATATTCTGATTTTTATGGTGAGCTTGAATCAGGTCTTGCAGCAATAGCAAGTGCGATAATAGTTATAGATGGAACTTCTGATTTAACAGTTGGTACAGAAATAGCATTAGAATTAACAGAAGAAAGAAAAATACCTAAGTTCATATTTGTAAATAAAATAGATTCAGATAAGGCAGATTATAATAAAATACTTATGCAGTTAAGAGAAAAATACGGAAAGAAAATAGCTCCTTTCCATCTTCCATGGGGTAGTGGTGAAGATTTTAAAGGTCATATAAATGTAGTAGATCTTTATGCAAGAAAATATAATGGTAAAGAATGTGAAACAGTTCAAATGCCTGATGAATATTTAGATAAAGTAAATGAAGTACGTGAAATGTTATTTGAATCAGTAGCAGAAACTGAAGAAGAACTAATGAATAAATTCTTTGATGGTGTAGAATTTACTAATGAAGAAATACATAGAGGATTAAGAAAAGGAGTACTAGATGGAACTCTTATACCTGTAATTTGTGGTTCAACTTATAAAAATATAGGGTTACATACAACTTTAGATATGATAAGAGAATATATGCCAGCACCTATAGATAATAAGAAAAATATAAATATTTCTGAATTCATAGGACAAGTATTTAAAACAGTTATAGATCCATTTGTAGGTAAAATATCATATGTTAAAGTTCTTTCTGGAGAAATAAAAGTAGATTCAGAAATATATAATATAAATAAAAGCGAATATGAAAAAGTTAATAAAATATACACTATAGTTCATGGTAATATGGTAGAATTACAAAAAGCAACTATGGGAGATATAGTTGTTTTAACTAAATTAAATTCATTACAAAATTCAGATACATTAGCAAAGAATGAAAAAATAGAAAAATTAGAAGAAATTAGATTCCCTAAAGAACAAATGATGATAGCAATACAAGCTAAGAATAAATCTGATGAAGATAAGATATCTACTGCATTACATAAAATAAAAGAAGAAGATTCATCTCTTTATTGGAGAAGGGTTATTGAAACAGGTCAAACTGTACTAGGTGTACAAGGTGAAATACATGCAAGTAGTATAATAGAAAAATTAAAAGATAGATATTCTGTTGAGGTTATAACTGAAGAGTTAAAAGTGCCATATAAAGAAACTATTAAAGGTAATTCAGATGTTCAAGGTAAGCATAAAAAACAATCTGGAGGTCATGGACAATATGGTGATGTTAAGATAAGATTTAGTTATTCTCCAGATAAAGAATTTGTATTTGAAGAAGAAATAGTTGGAGGGGTAGTTCCTAAAGGTTATATACCTGCAGTTGAAAAAGGACTACTAGAATCAATGAAAGAAGGGGTTCTTGCAAAATATCCTGTAACAAATATTAAAGCAGTTCTTTATGATGGTTCTTATCATGATGTAGATTCATCAGAAATGGCATTTAAACTTGCTGCCAACTTAGCATTTAAAAAAGGTATGCTAGAAGCTAAACCTGTTCTTCTTGAGCCAATTATGGAGCTTAGAATAGTAGTTCCAGAAGAAAATGTTGGAGATATAATGGGAGATATTACTAAGAAACGTGGTAAAATACTAGGAATGTCAGCTATAAATTCTGATAAACAAGAAATAATAGCAGAAGCACCTATGGCAGAAACATTTAAATATTCAAATGATTTAAAATCTATGACTCAAGGAAGAGGATACTTTGAAATGAAAGTAGTTAAATATGAAGAAGTACCAGCAGAAATTGCTAAAAAAGTTATAGAAAAAGTACAAAAATAGATATAAAAAGTAAGATTGTTTTATAAAAAAAGGATAGTAAGATCAGAATTTAATCTGAAAATACTATCCTTTTTAACTTTATCTATTTTGGTATAACTAGTTTTTTACCTTCTTTTTTCCATTCACGAAATTCAGTTGCTATAGTAAATAGAACATCTGATGATGAATTTAATGCAGTTTCACAAGAATCTTGTATGATACCGATTATAAATCCAACACCTACAACTTGCATTGCTATATCATTTGATATTCCAAATAAGCTACAAGCTACTGGAATTAAAAGTAATGAGCCTCCAGTAACACCAGAAGCACCACAAGCAGAAATTGTTGCAAGTATACTTAATATGAATGCTGTTAAGAAATCAACATGTATTCCTAATGTATGTACTGCAGCTAGAGTTAAAACAGATATTGTTATTGAAGCTCCAGCCATGTTTATAGTTGCTCCTAATGGTATAGATACTGAATATATATCTTTATTTAATCCAAATTTTTTACATATTTCCATATTTATAGGTATATTAGCAGCAGAACTTCTTGTAAAGAATGCTGTTATTCCACTTTCTTTTAAACATTTAAATACTAACGGATAAGGGTTTTCATAAATCATGAAGAAAATTATTAATGGATTTATTACAAGAGCTACAACTAACATAGATCCAACTAAAATTAGTAATAATAAGAAATAGTCTTTAAATATATCAAGTCCACTTTCTGAAACAGAAGTAAATACTAAACTCATTATACCTATAGGAGCTAGTTGTATAATCCAACGAAGAACTAAAGATGTTGCTTCTGATAAAGTTTCAAGTAAGTCTTTTATATGATTATTTGAATTTTTAAGAGCAACTCCAAATATTATAGCCCAAGTTAGTATACCTATATAGTTAGCTGTAACTAAAGCATTTACAGGATTATCAACCATTTTTAATAAAATAGTTTGAATAACATTATTAACATCTCCTAGAGAAGATACTCCAGAGCTAACATCGTTTAATTTTAATGTTATTGGGAATATGAATGAAGCGACAGTACCTGTAATAGCAGCAGCAAGTGTACCAAAAATATATAATATAATTATATTTTTCATATTTTTAGAATTACTGGATCTATTTTTTGATAAAGCGCTAATAACAAGGAAGAATACTAGAATAGGAGCTATAGCTTTTAAAGCTCCAACAAATAGATTTCCTATTATGCTTATAAAAGTAAATTTAGGAACAAATAATGCAAGTATTACACCTACTATCATTCCTATAAATATTTTGTGTATCAGACCTAAATTATTCCATATATTTAAAATTTTATTCATAAAACCTCCTAAATTATAGGGACTGGAGGGTAATTATTTTAGACATTCTTTCTAAAATATCAGATATTAAACCATCTGCAATAGATCTACTTATACTACCTACTCCAAATCTTTCTCTTCTTATTATGCTACTTAGCATTGCACGGAGTGCAAACATATTTGCGTTTTCTACATAGTCTTTAAAAGAATTTATTCCTAACAATTTTATATTCTTTTGACAGTTATTATCGATAAATGTTTTACTATGTATAAACTTAATTAAATCATTGGTTTCCACACCATAATCTGTATAGAATTCTTTTGTTTTTCTGTTGTTGGTTGCAATCCATTTGACTATTTCTTTTTTATCAAAGAATTCTTTGTGTTCCATAATTTTTTTAAATTCTTCAAAGTGGGTTTCACGTAATTTATTTATGAAAGGATGATAGTAATCTTCAAGATAGTTTAATTCTTCTAGATATTTAAATATATTTTCTATATTTACATCTTCATAACTGTATTTCAAATATTTAGCTATAAATTCTTTATTACATCCTTGTCTTTTTAAATAAATACCCATATTTATATATTTTTCTAACGTGGTCAGATCTTTGTCCTTGTATATTAAGTTACCACAAAGAGTTGTAAAATATATAATGTCTTCGGTATTATTGTATAATAAAGAAATATGGCTTAATACTGGAAATTCTACTTTATTATCTTTAATATATTCTAAAATCAATTCTGATGTTATTTTTGGATTATCATATCCCTTAATTAATATATCTATCATTTAAACCTACTTTCTTTTAATTTCATAACCTAATTCTTTTAACATTTTTTCATTTTTTCTCCAATTTTTTGATACTTTAACCCAAAGTTTAAGAGTAATCTTTAAATCGGTCAATTTTTCTATTTCACGTCTTGCTTCAATACCTATTTGTTTTAATAAAGAACCGTTATTTCCAATTATTATTCCTTTTTGGCTATTTCTTTCAACATAAATATTTATATCATATTTTCTTTTGTCTTCTTTAGATTCTATATTAATTATTTCAACAGCAATACTATGAGGTATTTCATCACGTGTTTTTAATAGTATTTTTTCTCTAATAGTTTCTATTACTATTTTATTTACAGAAAGATCTGTATAATAATCTTCTGGATAAAACCATAGATCATTTGAAAGATAGTTACTACAAACTTCAAATATTTTATGAACGCCTATACCGTATTCAGCAGATATGGTAATTATTCCTTCAACTTCTCCTAATTTTTCTTTTATTTCAACTTCTTTATTTTCTAAATCTTCATTACTCATTTTATCTATTTTATTTAAAACAATGTATGTAGGTGTTTTAGAATTTTTAATATTTTCACTTACAAACATATCACCAGTTCCTATTTCTTTAGTACCGTCTAGAATAAATAAGATTAAGTCACATTCGTTAAGAGTTTCTATGGCAAGGTTTGTCATATGTTCTCCAAGTAAATGTTTAGGTTTATGTATACCTGGTGTATCTATAAATATATATTGATTTTCTCCTTTGTTTGCAATTCCTCTAATTTGATCACGGGTAGTTCCAGCTTTATCAGAAACTATTGCAACTTTTTCTTCTATAAGTTTATTTATTAAAGTTGATTTTCCAACGTTAGGTCTCCCAACTATAGCTATAAATCCAGATTTCATTCTATTCCCCTTAATTTTAAATTTTACTTAGTTTAAATTATACATATTTTTTCTATAAATGTAAAATAGAAAATATTTATGTATACATATATATAATATATGTTAATAAAAAAGAAGCTGCTAAAAAGCAACTTCTATATTTATAAGCTATTAATGTTTGTGTCCACAACAACAGCTACATTCTTCTTTATCAGCTATAGCAGCAACTCCTGGTAATACTTTACCTTCTAAGTATTCAAGTGAAGCTCCTCCACCAGTTGAAATATGTGAGAATTTATCAGCATATCCAAGTTGGATAGCAGCTGCAGCAGAATCTCCTCCACCTATAACAGTTACAGCATCTGAAAGTTTAGCGATAGCTTCACAAACTCCTATAGTTCCTTTAGCATAGTTACTCATTTCAAATACTCCCATAGGTCCGTTCCATACTACAGTTTTAGCACCTTGTAATTCTTTTGCAAATAATTCTACAGATGCTGCCCCTATATCAAGACCCATTTCATCATCTTTAACATCATCAACAGATACAGTTTTGAATTCAACATCATTTGAGAATTCTTTAGCAACTATAGTATCTACTGGTAAGATTAATTTATCTCCTGCTTTACTTAATATGCTTTTTGCAAGTTCTAATTTATCTTCTTCAAGTAATGATTTACCTGTATTTTTACCTAAAGCTTTTAGGAAAGTGAACATCATTCCACCACCTATAATAACTTTATCTGCTTTATCTAATAAGTTTTCTATAACACCGATTTTATCACTAACTTTAGCTCCTCCTAAAATAGCAACAAATGGTCTCTTAGGATCATCAACAGCACCACCGATGAATTTTAATTCTTTTTCAACTAAGAATCCAACAGCACTTTCTTTAATATTAGAAGCTATACCAACATTTGAAGCATGAGCTCTATGAGCTGTACCAAATGCATCGTTTACATAAACTTCTCCAAGAGATGCCCAGTATCTTCCTAATTCTGGATCATTTTTAGATTCTTTTTTACCTTCAGGGCTTAAATCTTCAAATCTAGTGTTTTCAAACATTAAGATTTCACCATTTTTTAATTCATTAACTGCATTTTCAAGTTCTGCTCCTCTAGTTGCTGCAACAAATTTAACTGGTTTTCCTAATAATTCTTCTAATCTTTTTGCAACAGGTGCTAAAGTTTTAGAAACTTTATCTTCTTCAGTTTTAACTTTACCTAAGTGAGAGAAAGCTATTACTTTTCCACCGTTTTCTAAAATGTAATTTAAAGTAGGTAATGCAGCTTTAATTCTGTTGTCATCTTTAATAACACCTTCTTTTATAGGTACATTGAAATCAACACGAACTAATACTTTTTTACCATTTACATCTAAATCTTTTAATGTTTTCTTTGCCATGATAATTCTCCTTAATTTTAATATCTTTTGATAATTTCATCACTAAAATTATACCACTAAGCTACTAAATTTTCAAGTTATTTTATCAACTTAAGATTGACAAAAATTAGAAAAAGATATAATATTTTAATGAGGGAGGAATATTTATGTCTAGAATAGATTTTAATTATCATCATGATAAACATTTTAAAAATCAATATAGATCAAAGAATACTCTGATTATTTCTATAGTTCTTACATGTTTTTTTGCGTTTTTAGAATTTTTTGGTGGAGTTTTTAGTAATTCCTTATCACTTATATCAGATTCATTTCATATGTTTTCTGATGTTATAGCTTTGGTTATAAGTATGGTGGCTATATTTTATGCAAGTAAGAAACCAACAAATAAATTTACTTATGGTTATTTAAGAATGGAAATTATATCTTCATTTTTAAATGGTCTAGCATTAGCTTTGATTTCATTTTATATAATTTATGAATCTTTTGATAGATTTTTAAATCCAAGAGCTATAGACTTTAAAACTATGATAACTATAGCTATTGTAGGGCTTATAGTAAATATAGTATTAACATTAGTTCTTCATCATAGTTTAGAAGAAGAGGAAAATCTTAATGTTCAAAGTGCTATGTGGCATTTTATAGGAGATCTTGTTAATTCAATAGGAGTAATAATAGCAGCTATACTTATTAAAATTACAGGTATAGTATTATTTGATATTGTTATAAGTATAATAATAAGTTTAGTAATATTCTTGGGAGCTATAAAA
The nucleotide sequence above comes from Pseudostreptobacillus hongkongensis. Encoded proteins:
- the rplQ gene encoding 50S ribosomal protein L17; amino-acid sequence: MNHRKSYRKLGRRSDHRLAMMKNMTISLIKAEQIETTVTRAKELRKFVERMITLGKKYNLAKDDAAKALHIYRQVFAFLRNEEATAKVCKEIAPRYMERNGGYTRIIKTDVRRGDSAELAIIELV
- a CDS encoding C40 family peptidase; the encoded protein is MFKKLMLLTLALLTTNSFAINLKKSDAKTQKELVLKDENSIIFDSEYIHDQSYINSKINEIEESVMSMTGVYNNLDNIILKNKLFAAFNNWAGTKYRLGGTGRSGIDCSALTREVFREVFGYELPRVSVDQVKKGRKIERSELKPGDLLYFTPENRINHVAVYIGNSLFINASSSQGVVLSSLNNTYWNKYYKYGVRVDAAREAR
- the rpsD gene encoding 30S ribosomal protein S4, coding for MARDRQPILKKCRTLGLDPSILGVNKKSKRNIRPNASKKLTEYGTQLREKQKARFVYGVMEKQFYKLYEEATRKEGVTGELLLQYLERRLDNVVYRLGFGSTRRQARQIVSHGHILINGKRVDIASYRVKQGDVITLKEGSSELSVIKESVGQKSVPGWLSLEESTLTAKVLENPTRDAIDFEINEAMIIEFYSR
- the rpmJ gene encoding 50S ribosomal protein L36, with translation MKVKASVKRICDKCKIIKRHGRVRVICENPKHKQVQG
- the sstT gene encoding serine/threonine transporter SstT, with the protein product MNKILNIWNNLGLIHKIFIGMIVGVILALFVPKFTFISIIGNLFVGALKAIAPILVFFLVISALSKNRSSNSKNMKNIIILYIFGTLAAAITGTVASFIFPITLKLNDVSSGVSSLGDVNNVIQTILLKMVDNPVNALVTANYIGILTWAIIFGVALKNSNNHIKDLLETLSEATSLVLRWIIQLAPIGIMSLVFTSVSESGLDIFKDYFLLLLILVGSMLVVALVINPLIIFFMIYENPYPLVFKCLKESGITAFFTRSSAANIPINMEICKKFGLNKDIYSVSIPLGATINMAGASITISVLTLAAVHTLGIHVDFLTAFILSILATISACGASGVTGGSLLLIPVACSLFGISNDIAMQVVGVGFIIGIIQDSCETALNSSSDVLFTIATEFREWKKEGKKLVIPK
- a CDS encoding DNA-directed RNA polymerase subunit alpha → MLNIEKIAKNIKLTEEKIDQYSAKYILEPLYRGYGNTVGNALRRILLSSIPGSAIKGVRIEGVLNEFSTIPGVKEAVTDIILNIKEIVVELDEPIERRMKLSVKGPKVVTAGDIAPELGITIINPDQVIATVTTERDLNMEFIVGSGEGFVVSDEINKDGWETDFLAVDAIYTPIRKVSYTVEDTMVGRVTNYDKLTLSITTDGSFEIREALSYAVELLNIYTKPFSDIGSAMAKYRNDEEELVETVEVEVPSAIEEIRIEELALTVRSYNCLKKVNINTVGDLLKLTKEDLKKVKNLGNKSVKEIIEKMKEYGYDMFSSEE
- the dtd gene encoding D-aminoacyl-tRNA deacylase, encoding MKLIIQRVNKARLIFEDKTSTGINKGLLVYLGIHKNDTLKDIEICIKKLVGLRIFENSEGKIDYTVRDLNYEIMIVSNFSIYGSIKKGRRPSFDNSAKAIVAKEMYDKFLLELDKEEIKYVSGRFQTYMLIESINDGPMNLIFDTREGE
- the rpsM gene encoding 30S ribosomal protein S13; its protein translation is MARIAGVDIPRNKRVEISLTYIFGIGRSTSNEILEKAGIDKDTKVKDLTEEQVGKIRTIVEEYKIEGELRKEIRLNIKRLTDIKCYRGLRHRMGLPVRGQKTKTNARTRKGPAKMAVAKKK
- the infA gene encoding translation initiation factor IF-1; amino-acid sequence: MAKQDVLELEGVILEALPNAMFQVELENGHVLLGHISGKMRMNYIKILPGDKVTVEVSPYDLSRGRIVYRKK
- a CDS encoding elongation factor G, producing the protein MRVYASDSIRNVGILGHSGSGKSNMLESIEFTTGLISRISSPNEEFKMSNITTLSAIEYQSMKYNFLDMPGYSDFYGELESGLAAIASAIIVIDGTSDLTVGTEIALELTEERKIPKFIFVNKIDSDKADYNKILMQLREKYGKKIAPFHLPWGSGEDFKGHINVVDLYARKYNGKECETVQMPDEYLDKVNEVREMLFESVAETEEELMNKFFDGVEFTNEEIHRGLRKGVLDGTLIPVICGSTYKNIGLHTTLDMIREYMPAPIDNKKNINISEFIGQVFKTVIDPFVGKISYVKVLSGEIKVDSEIYNINKSEYEKVNKIYTIVHGNMVELQKATMGDIVVLTKLNSLQNSDTLAKNEKIEKLEEIRFPKEQMMIAIQAKNKSDEDKISTALHKIKEEDSSLYWRRVIETGQTVLGVQGEIHASSIIEKLKDRYSVEVITEELKVPYKETIKGNSDVQGKHKKQSGGHGQYGDVKIRFSYSPDKEFVFEEEIVGGVVPKGYIPAVEKGLLESMKEGVLAKYPVTNIKAVLYDGSYHDVDSSEMAFKLAANLAFKKGMLEAKPVLLEPIMELRIVVPEENVGDIMGDITKKRGKILGMSAINSDKQEIIAEAPMAETFKYSNDLKSMTQGRGYFEMKVVKYEEVPAEIAKKVIEKVQK
- the rpsK gene encoding 30S ribosomal protein S11, which produces MAKKTTVSKKKKLKNIPNGIAYIHSTFNNTVVTITDSEGKVVIWKSGGTSGFKGTKKGTPFAAQIAAEQAAQVAIENGMKKIEIKIKGPGSGREASIRSIQATDLEVTRIVDITPVPHNGARPPKKKL